A stretch of the Rosa rugosa chromosome 5, drRosRugo1.1, whole genome shotgun sequence genome encodes the following:
- the LOC133708076 gene encoding BAHD acyltransferase At5g47980-like, producing the protein MATMEIGIIAKESIKPSSPTPIQLKTFNLSLLDQLAPATYIPLLLFYTTSDHTAAAGRSLQLKKSLSETLTRFYPFAGRIKDNSSIDCNDDGASFTEAQVSCLLSDILKAPDHEVLKQLLPINCEAFLEGRGCVLHVQANYFKCGGIGLGICLSHKIADAATLSTFIRSWANTASGIGQKVCPIFNTVSITPPRDISMTPPALENLKIRDDKSVTKRFVFNGSKIAALKTKAPSMSVKQATKVETVAALIWKCAMKASRTNFGSSSRPSALYQNVNIRNRTVPPLPNDSVGNFIGSFIARAEDAEAELHGLVAELRKGIEEFCKQAKRLPLSEDISVICEPQMEALRMLTSDDMDLYACTSWCRFPLYEAADFGWGKPIWVSSGIPPAKNMVFLMDAKGGDGIESWVRLSQEDMKLFECDQELLAYASLNPSISSY; encoded by the coding sequence ATGGCAACTATGGAGATTGGTATTATTGCTAAAGAAAGCATTAAaccttcttctccaactcccaTCCAATTGAAAACCTTCAATCTTTCCCTCTTGGACCAACTGGCTCCTGCTACTTACATTCCGTTGCTGCTCTTCTATACCACAAGTGATCATACTGCTGCAGCTGGAAGAAGCTTGCAGCTAAAGAAATCGCTATCTGAAACTCTAACTCGCTTCTATCCATTTGCTGGAAGAATCAAAGACAATTCCTCCATTGACTGCAATGATGATGGGGCAAGCTTCACTGAAGCTCAAGTCAGCTGCCTTCTTTCTGACATTCTCAAAGCACCAGACCACGAGGTACTAAAACAGTTGCTACCTATCAATTGTGAAGCCTTTCTAGAAGGCAGGGGATGTGTGCTGCATGTTCAAGCCAACTACTTTAAGTGCGGTGGAATCGGCCTTGGCATATGTCTTTCTCACAAGATAGCTGATGCAGCCACATTGAGCACATTCATCAGAAGTTGGGCCAATACTGCTTCTGGGATTGGCCAGAAAGTGTGTCCTATTTTTAACACCGTGTCAATAACCCCACCAAGAGATATCTCGATGACTCCACCAGCTCTTGAGAATCTTAAGATCAGAGATGACAAGTCCGTAACAAAGAGGTTTGTATTCAATGGCTCAAAGATTGCTGCTCTTAAGACCAAAGCACCTTCTATGAGTGTCAAACAAGCTACAAAGGTGGAGACGGTAGCAGCACTCATCTGGAAATGTGCAATGAAGGCTTCAAGGACAAATTTCGGATCCTCATCCAGGCCATCGGCACTGTACCAAAATGTGAACATTCGAAACAGAACAGTCCCTCCCCTACCAAATGACTCTGTTGGGAACTTTATTGGGTCCTTTATTGCGAGGGCAGAGGACGCTGAGGCAGAGTTACATGGCTTGGTTGCTGAATTAAGGAAAGGCATTGAAGAATTTTGCAAGCAAGCAAAAAGACTACCACTGAGTGAGGATATTTCGGTGATATGTGAGCCTCAGATGGAGGCTTTAAGAATGCTAACTAGTGATGACATGGACTTGTATGCGTGCACAAGTTGGTGTAGGTTTCCACTATACGAGGCTGCAGATTTTGGGTGGGGAAAACCAATTTGGGTGAGCTCAGGTATTCCACCTGCCAAGAATATGGTATTTCTGATGGATGCAAAAGGCGGTGATGGAATAGAGTCCTGGGTAAGACTGAGCCAAGAAGACATGAAACTATTCGAGTGTGATCAAGAGCTGCTGGCGTATGCATCTTTGAATCCAAGCATCTCATCTTATTAA
- the LOC133709381 gene encoding uncharacterized protein LOC133709381 has product MLCSFHSSLILKPLLKTHKPLTITLSSQPKPPPRKRPTFDGGDQSPKPTSRNRHKRSYGASRRSILKTLKQEQVTFTTPVPDDPIVGIIGGGMAGLACALYLEKRGVRSTVFDTGVHGLGGRMGTRIVDPQPLIFDHAAQFFTASNPLFVELVQGWMEQGLVREWQGTIGELEVGGKFVPLPSPPPRYIGVNGMRPVADSLLSQSSMINVERPTWISKLEPFNGTWYLSENGKPRGQFDAIVIAHNGKCANRLLGSSGLPLIAGQMKRLELSSVWALLAAFEDPLQIPGTDTFPFEGAFVKGVDSISWMANNTKKLLGSQSGGPHCWTFLSTSAYGKRNKVPQENIPTATKEKVTAGMLMGVEEALGLPKGSLQTPFYTRLQLWGAALPTNTPGIPCIFDPHGRAGICGDWLLGSNLESAAISGMALANHMADYFQSGGDRPEEFSVGLRSEFQRLKGHDIGQFPGLAPVSETHTAPELQLTT; this is encoded by the exons ATGCTCTGCTCCTTTCACTCTTCTCTCATCCTTAAACCCCTGCTCAAAACCCATAAACCCTTAACCATAACCTTATCTTCCCAACCCAAACCCCCACCCAGAAAAAGACCCACCTTTGATGGTGGTGACCAGAGCCCAAAACCCACATCCAGAAACCGACACAAACGCTCCTACGGAGCCTCAAGAAGGTCAATCTTGAAGACCCTGAAGCAGGAGCAAGTCACTTTCACTACTCCAGTCCCTGATGACCCCATTGTGGGCATTATCGGCGGAGGCATGGCCGGTCTTGCTTGTGCTCTCTATTTGGAAAAACGCGGCGTCCGCTCCACCGTTTTCGACACG GGGGTCCATGGTCTGGGAGGAAGAATGGGAACGCGGATAGTAGATCCTCAGCCTTTGATATTTGATCATGCAGCTCAGTTCTTTACGGCCAGCAATCCTCTGTTTGTTGAGTTGGTTCAAGGTTGGATGGAGCAAGGTCTGGTTCGAGAATGGCAGGGTACAATAGGTGAGCTTGAAGTGGGTGGTAAATTTGTGCCacttccttctcctcctccaagGTATATAGGTGTTAATGGAATGCGCCCTGTTGCTGACTCACTATTGTCTCAG AGTTCTATGATTAATGTGGAGAGACCCACCTGGATCAGTAAACTTGAGCCATTTAATGGGACGTGGTACTTGAGTGAGAATGGAAAACCTCGTGGGCAGTTCGATGCAATTGTTATTGCACATAATG GTAAATGTGCAAACCGTTTGCTTGGTTCGTCAGGCTTACCACTAATTGCAGGACAGATGAAG AGGCTGGAATTGAGTTCTGTATGGGCTCTCCTTGCCGCATTTGAGGATCCACTTCAAATCCCCGGTACCGACACATTTCCTTTCGAAGGAGCTTTTGTAAAAGGGGTTGATTCCATCTCCTGGATGGCAAATAATACCAAAAAACTCCTAGGCTCCCAGAGTGGTGGCCCTCACTGTTGGACCTTTCTCAGTACTTCAGCTTATGGAAAGCGAAACAAGGTTCCACAG GAGAATATACCAACTGCCACAAAAGAGAAGGTGACAGCAGGCATGCTTATGGGCGTTGAAGAGGCACTTGGATTACCAAAAGGATCACTTCAGACGCCATTTTATACCCGACTCCAGTTATG GGGTGCGGCTCTTCCAACTAATACTCCTGGTATCCCCTGCATCTTTGATCCGCACGGAAGGGCTGGTATATGCGGTGATTGGTTACTTGGTTCGAATTTAGAATCAGCAGCCATAAGCGGAATGGCTCTTGCAAATCAT ATGGCGGACTATTTCCAAAGCGGTGGAGACCGTCCCGAAGAGTTTTCTGTTGGTTTACGCAGCGAATTTCAACGACTTAAAGGACATGATATAGGCCAATTTCCAGGGTTGGCGCCCGTAAGCGAAACACATACAGCGCCAGAGTTGCAGCTTACCACTTAA
- the LOC133709380 gene encoding anaphase-promoting complex subunit 7 yields MDVPKDQIATLMEHGLYTSAQMLGCFLVSSPAANAEVTPHLKADSLVLLGDSLFREREFRRAIHTYKQALQLCKNISKTNPTLSRSSLVSNRSSSPNVFNVSGINENEVKFKIASCHCALSEYGAALAEMDNIPSKMRNLQMNLLMGKLYRYSRQNRSAVSCFKECLRSCPYVFEAIIALAELGVSAKDIISLIPQTPNRSGRASFDHLDSSRWLPRYVEAQCSIASNDYKGGLELFTDLLQRFPNNLHLLLEIAKVEAIVGKNDEAIMNFDKARLIDPYVVTYMDEYAMLLKIKSDFSKLNKLVHDLLITDSTRPEVFVALSVLWERKDERGALSYAEKSIRIDERHIPGYIMKGNLLLSMKRAEAAVIAFRAAQELRPDIRSYQGLVQSYLALSKIKEALYASREAMKAMPQSAKALKLVGDVHASNSGGREKAKKFYESALRLEPGYLGAALALAELHVIEGRNGDAVSLLERYLKDWADDSLHVKLAQVFAATNMLQDALSHFQAALRINAQNEAAKKGLERLEKQMKGVDPDAPEEDEDNEVDDADGDQDETELL; encoded by the exons ATGGACGTCCCCAAGGATCAAATCGCTACTCTTATGGAGCATGGCCTCTACACCTCGGCTCAAATGCTC GGTTGCTTTCTTGTTTCTTCACCAGCTGCTAATGCCGAAGTCACTCCGCACCTCAAAGCTGATAGCCTG GTGCTTCTTGGAGATTCGCTGTTTCGGGAGAGGGAGTTTCGCAGAGCAATC CATACATACAAGCAAGCATTGCAGCTTTGCAAGAATATTTCCAAAACAAATCCAACATTGTCAAGAAGTTCATTGGTCTCAAATCGGTCATCTTCTCCAAATGTTTTTAACGTTTCAGGAATTAATGAGAATGAG GTGAAGTTCAAAATTGCGTCTTGTCATTGTGCGCTTAGTGAGTACGGAGCAGCCCTTGCTGAG ATGGATAATATTCCAAGCAAAATGAGAAACTTGCAGATGAATTTGTTGATGGGAAAACTCTATCGGTATTCTAGACAGAATCGTTCTGCTGTTTCTTGTTTCAAAGAATGTCTAAG GTCTTGCCCTTATGTCTTCGAGGCTATCATAGCTTTGGCAGAATTAGGAGTTTCTGCTAAAGACATTATTTCCTTGATTCCGCAG ACTCCAAATAGAAGTGGGAGGGCATCATTTGATCATTTGGACTCGAGTCGTTGGCTGCCA CGCTATGTTGAGGCCCAGTGTTCCATTGCTTCTAATGATTACAAAG GTGGTCTGGAACTCTTTACAGATCTTTTGCAACGTTTCCCGAACAATTTACACTTGTTACTTGAAATTGCAAAG GTTGAAGCTATTGTTGGGAAGAATGATGAGGCTATAATGAATTTTGATAAG GCTCGATTAATTGATCCATATGTTGTGACATATATGGATGAGTATGCAATGCTTCTGAAGATAAAGTCTGACTTTTCAAAGCTAAACAAATTAGTGCATGATTTGTTAATCACTGATTCTACGAGGCCAGAAGTTTTTGTGGCCTTATCTGTGCTTTGGGAAAGAAAAGATGAGAGAGGAGCTTTATCTTATGCTGAGAAG AGCATACGTATCGACGAGAGGCATATACCAGGTTATATAATGAAG GGTAACCTGCTGTTATCAATGAAGCGAGCAGAAGCAGCTGTAATTGCCTTCAGGGCAGCTCAAGAGTTGAGACCTGATATTCGTTCATATCAAG GTTTGGTTCAGTCTTATCTAGCTCTCTCTAAAATTAAAGAGGCTTTATATGCTTCAAGGGAGGCTATGAAGGCCATGCCTCAATCTGCGAAGGCTCTTAAATTAGTAGGGGATGTACATGCGAGTAACTCTGGTGGCAGGGAGAAG GCAAAAAAGTTCTATGAGTCAGCCCTTAGGCTGGAACCTGGTTATCTCGGAGCTGCATTAGCTCTGGCTGAGCTCCATGTTATTGAAGGCCGTAACGGGGATGCTGTGTCTCTGCTAGAGCGATATCTCAAGGATTGGGCCGATGACTCTCTACATGTCAAGCTCGCTCAAGTATTTGCTGCAACAAATATGCTGCAAGATGCATTATCACATTTTCAAGCTGCATTGAG GATAAATGCACAGAATGAAGCTGCAAAAAAAGGTTTAGAGCGCTTAGAGAAACAAATGAAG GGGGTGGATCCTGATGCAcctgaagaagatgaagataacGAGGTCGATGATGCTGATGGAGACCAAGATGAGACTGAACTTTTATAG
- the LOC133709333 gene encoding acyl-CoA-binding domain-containing protein 6: MFGFSRKRMKIGRLKVQLSDSTQGTRSPIRQPKRNNSSNNDSDAPASSISDELDCQCPSSAPEISNSTMGSSENWMVLSISGDKPTPRFNHAAAVIGNKMIVVGGETGSELLDDVQVLNFDSFTWNTASSKLYLSPSSLPLKIPACKGHRLVSWGKKALLVGGKTEPGSDKISVWAFDTETECWSHMEAKGDIPVARTGHTVVRASSVLILFGGEDAKRRKLHDLHMFDLKSLTWLPLHCTGTGPSPRSNHVAALFDDKTLFIFGGTSKSRTLNDLYSLDFETMVWSRIKKRGFHPSPRAGCCGVLCGTKWYIVGGGSRKKRHAETLIFDVLKLEWSLAIASPPSTITTNKGFSLEHVQHKEKDFLVAFGGSRKEPSNQVEVLTMEKNELSTSRRSFPNKGPGTLMPEKRPSTNGLASQLTNGSSQRSVNSARQNLASAIEQHGSGRKSLSESLLVDPNPVSGNVSLRKQFHNDEEYNTAVKVTKGSEDESSLLQPSEKKKSQSDSAVQTNIHGGRLYSEEMVSAYEFENSNTHNHGLGNFPVDNSDSIYPESDSKPGSLSAPSSMYQYYEKLIRKNGVLEGQLAAALASREAAEKNLSSALKSRQEIERKLADSGKEIELLKDKLAGVELAQEEVNNMSSIVHSDNVRLEHDVAFLKAVLDDTQKELHSTRGVLAGERARAFQLQVEVFHLKQRLQSMENRAPTPRKPF; encoded by the exons atgtttggtttttcTCGCAAACGCATGAAGATTGGACG ATTGAAAGTCCAGCTCTCAGATTCTACTCAGGGAACTAGAAGCCCCATAAGACAGCCGAAACGAAATAACAGCTCCAAT AATGACTCTGATGCGCCGGCAAGTAGTATTTCTGATGAGCTCGATTGCCAGTGTCCGTCTTCTGCTCCTGAGATTAGTAATTCCACAATGGGGAGCTCTGAGAATTGGATGGTGTTGTCAATTTCTGGAGACAAGCCTACGCCCCGCTTCAAT cATGCGGCGGCTGTAATTGGGAATAAGATGATAGTGGTTGGTGGTGAAACTGGGAGTGAACTGCTAGATGATGTACAG gtgcTCAATTTTGACAGTTTTACGTGGAACACAGCTTCATCAAAGCTTTACTTGTCACCAAGTAGTCTGCCCTTAAAGATCCCTGCATGCAAGGGCCACAGACTG GTTTCCTGGGGGAAAAAGGCACTCCTGGTTGGAGGAAAGACCGAACCTGGGAGTGACAAAATTTCAG TTTGGGCATTTGACACTGAGACAGAATGCTGGTCTCATATGGAAGCAAAGGGTGATATACCG GTTGCTCGTACTGGTCACACTGTAGTCAGGGCAAGTTCTGTATTAATCCTTTTTGGTGGTGAAGATGCTAAAAGAAGGAAACTGCATGATCTACATATGTTTGATCTGAAGTCATTAACATGGCTACCTCTTCATTGCAC AGGAACAGGACCATCTCCGAGGTCCAACCATGTGGCAGCTCTTTTTGATGACAAAACTCTTTTTATATTTGGAGGCACGTCAAAATCCAGGACTTTGAATGATTTGTATTCACTTGACTTTGAAACG ATGGTATGGTCAAGAATAAAGAAGCGAGGTTTCCATCCATCACCTAGAGCTGGTTGCTGTGGGGTCTTATGTGGAACCAAATGGTATATCGTTGGTGGTGGAAGCAGAAAAAAAC GACATGCGGAGACTTTGATCTTTGAtgttttgaaacttgagtggTCATTGGCCATTGCATCGCCTCCTTCTACAATCACTACGAATAAG GGTTTCAGCCTAGAGCATGTGCAGCACAAAGAAAAGGATTTTCTTGTTGCTTTTGGGGGATCCAGAAAGGAGCCATCAAATCAG GTTGAAGTACTAACCATGGAAAAGAATGAATTATCCACGAGTCGTCGATCTTTTCCCAACAAAGGACCTGGAACTTTGATGCCTGAAAAACGCCCATCAACCAATGGCTTGGCTAGTCAACTAACTAATGGTTCTTCCCAGCGCTCAGTCAATTCAGCTAGACAAAATCTGGCATCTGCAATTGAACAACATGGTTCTGGAAGAAAATCTTTGTCAGAGTCCTTGCTTGTCGATCCAAATCCTGTTTCTGGTAACGTCTCACTTAGGAAACAATTTCATAATGACGAAGAATACAACACTGCTGTTAAGGTGACAAAGGGTTCAGAAGATGAAAGTTCTCTCTTGCAG CcctcagaaaagaagaaaagtcaATCTGATTCTGCAGTACAAACTAACATACATGGAGGTAGACTTTACTCAGAGGAGATGGTCTCTGCATATGAGTTCGAAAACTCAAATACCCACAACCATGGACTTGGGAACTTTCCGGTTGATAACAGTGATTCAATATATCCAGAAAGTGATAGTAAACCAGGATCACTATCAGCGCCTTCAAGTATGTACCAATATTACGAGAAACTAATAAGAAAGAATGGGGTTTTAGAAGGACAGTTGGCTGCTGCATTGGCCAGTCGAGAAGCTGCAGAGAAAAACTTATCCTCTGCTCTCAAGAGCCGACAGGAGATTGAGAGAAAATTAGCAGACTCTGGGAAGGAGATAGAGTTACTGAAGGACAAGCTAGCTGGTGTAGAACTAGCTCAAGAAGAGGTTAACAACATGTCAAGTATTGTTCATTCTGACAATGTGAGGCTTGAGCATGATGTGGCTTTCCTCAAGGCTGTTTTGGATGATACCCAAAAG GAGCTGCATTCAACTAGAGGAGTCCTCGCTGGAGAGCGAGCAAGGGCATTCCAACTACAG GTTGAAGTTTTTCATCTTAAACAAAGATTACAATCTATGGAGAACCGAGCACCTACACCGAGGAAACCATTCTAG